Proteins from one Setaria italica strain Yugu1 chromosome V, Setaria_italica_v2.0, whole genome shotgun sequence genomic window:
- the LOC111257228 gene encoding protein ALP1-like — protein MDNRNLVRRKLLMLITAAAAYAASCMVALFVMSRILSNKRQRITYGPMEERDKSRIEYLNTRIYKDDTTCTKMIRLKRISFFQLCQVLRERSLLRDTKHVCIEEQVAMFLNTVGHNLRNRLVGTNFNRSGETVSRYFGLVLHAIGELRNDLIRPPSLETPAKIAGNPRWDPYFKDCIGAIDGTHIRASVSKSMEAAFRGRKSFSTQNVMAAVDFDLKFTYVLAGWEGTAHDAVVLADAIERENGLRVPEGKFYLVDAGYGAKPGFMPPFRAVRYHLNEWGNNPVQNAEELFNLRHSSLRVTIERAFGSLKRRFKILDDATPFFPFRTQVDIVLACCILHNWVISQGTDRFILPESNWTPNPRRITRQLANDHRFMVDKRQLIAEAMWADRQNHYGH, from the exons ATGGACAACAGGAACCTTGTTAGGAGAAAATTATTGATGCTTATtaccgcagcagcagcatatgcaGCTTCATGTATGGTGGCTTTGTTTGTGATGTCTAGAATATTAAGCAATAAAAGGCAACGTATTACTTATGGGCCAATGGAGGAGAGGGATAAGTCTAGAATTGAGTATCTTAACACAAGGATCTACAAGGATGATACAACATGCACAAAAATGATAAGGCTTAAGAGAATCTCATTTTTCCAGTTGTGCCAAGTTTTGAGGGAACGCTCTCTGTTACGTGACACTAAACATGTATGCATTGAGGAACAAGTTGCCATGTTCTTGAATACAGTTGGTCACAACCTACGAAATAGGTTAGTTGGTACTAATTTTAATAGGTCAGGTGAAACAGTTAGTCGGTACTTTGGATTAGTCCTCCATGCCATAGGTGAGCTACGCAATGATCTTATTCGGCCACCTTCATTGGAGACCCCAGCCAAAATTGCAGGGAACCCAAGATGGGATCCATACTTCAAG GATTGTATTGGTGCTATTGATGGAACACATATAAGAGCATCTGTTAGTAAGTCTATGGAAGCAGCCTTTCGTGGTAGAAAATCATTTTCTACCCAAAATGTTATGGCAGCGGTAGATTTTGACTTGAAATTCACATATGTGCTGGCTGGTTGGGAGGGGACAGCACATGATGCTGTGGTTTTAGCTGATGCAATAGAGCGTGAGAATGGACTACGTGTCCCGGAAG GAAAATTCTACCTAGTTGATGCTGGATATGGAGCCAAACCTGGGTTCATGCCACCATTCCGTGCTGTACGGTatcacttgaatgagtggggaAACAACCCTGTACAAAATGCTGAGGAGTTGTTCAATCTTAGGCACTCTTCTCTACGGGTGACCATAGAGCGTGCCTTTGGATCACTCAAGAGGAGATTCAAAATTCTTGATGATGCAACCCCATTCTTCCCCTTCCGCACTCAAGTTGATATTGTCCTAGCTTGTTGCATCCTTCACAATTGGGTTATTTCTCAAGGAACAGACCGTTTCATTCTACCAGAGAGCAATTGGACACCTAACCCTCGAAGGATAACAAGGCAGCTAGCAAATGACCATAGGTTTATGGTTGACAAGAGGCAATTGATTGCTGAAGCAATGTGGGCAGATCGTCAAAATCACTACGGACATTAA
- the LOC111257229 gene encoding uncharacterized protein LOC111257229: MDQEHQGDNLAAHGGGAIQWTSAMSSFMLNYLSQLVASGTKTSSGFKQVHLNACARALNDCLGVHVTGTQVSNHLRKWKKIYGKIVKLKSLSAANWDEESCTITLEREHYIGHIRDHREDANYLNTPIEHYHEMATIFGNSLATGAYAKGANDPLAAEVTETENAPKDTEDASPTNDQVGAMPDEVTMSINNTGGESSGTKPPPPKKAKVTVEDPNITMVTMISQSLGNLAAAITNVTKAIASDGDIPEGLYDAMMSIPGFDAAHLDHYYAYLCDHPPQAKAFYKLPLSSKMIWVARYIKEHLSDADL; encoded by the exons ATGGACCAGGAACATCAGGGAGATAACTTGGCTGCACATGGTGGAGGTGCAATTCAATGGACAAGTGCTATGTCAAGCTTTATGCTCAACTACTTGTCTCAGCTTGTGGCTAGTGGCACTAAAACATCTTCAGGCTTCAAGCAAGTTCATTTGAATGCCTGTGCAAGGGCTTTGAATGACTGTCTGGGTGTTCATGTCACCGGTACACAAGTTAGCAACCACCTCAGAAAGTGGAAAAAGATTTATGGAAAGATTGTGAAGCTGAAAAGCTTGAGTGCAGCTAATTGGGACGAAGAAAGTTGTACCATAACCCTTGAGAGAGAGCATTACATTGGTCATATTCGG GACCATCGTGAGGATGCCAACTACTTAAACACTCCAATTGAGCACTACCATGAGATGGCCACTATCTTTGGCAATAGTTTGGCAACTGGTGCATATGCCAAGGGAGCAAATGACCCTCTCGCTGCAGAGGTTACTGAAACAGAGAATGCACCAAAAGACACTGAAGATGCTTCACCTACAAATGATCAAGTAGGGGCAATGCCCGATGAGGTGACAATGTCTATCAACAATACTGGCGGGGAGTCCTCAGGTActaaaccaccaccaccaaagaaGGCCAAGGTCACTGTTGAAGATCCTAATATTACCATGGTGACTATGATTAGCCAGAGCCTCGGGAACTTAGCAGCAGCCATAACAAATGTCACCAAGGCCATTGCTTCAGATGGTGACATTCCTGAGGGACTTTATGATGCCATGATGAGTATCCCTGGATTTGATGCAGCCCATCTTGATCACTACTATGCTTATTTGTGTGACCATCCACCACAAGCAAAGGCCTTTTACAAGTTGCCCCTATCAAGCAAAATGATATGGGTTGCAAGGTACATCAAGGAGCACCTTTCCGATGCTGATCTATAA
- the LOC101771245 gene encoding uncharacterized protein LOC101771245 → MTSVTDPSQPPPARTPSTIHSLGEDLLLDIFLRLPSLAALIRAALTCRAWRRAVASSPAFRRHFRDIHRAPLLGLFFETPSVGQAPAVPAFPSFVPARRSDRDLAAAVRGGDFFLTSLQERPGGPHGWDILDCRGGYILLRNDEEEIMAVLNPLARRSERFFDLAHEDTLQGHRGYPVVCYNACLLCSDEDPLSFRVVLLAHDESRVRATFFSSDTNEWSILPWVNVPASSSRKKFWLLDSSMQSKGFLYWVYKNRKYMITLNTVTMEFSVDELPQLLKNEHCSFVVGETSSGARCIVYAIDFCVGLLLRRTENGIIERWDLQWAARLDTQLDQVLGELISVYDELQVVAVRDGFAYLATSEKSDDTQTPSWFLSFCLQTMELEKLFQRTYDAGVYPYVMTWPPSLVGNYGSFALEDATQNAITGHQM, encoded by the coding sequence aTGACCTCCGTCACTGATCCaagccagccgccgccggccaggacCCCCTCCACCATCCACTCCCTCGGTGAGGACCTCCTGCTCGacatcttcctccgcctcccgtcCCTCGCGGCGCTCATCCGCGCTGCCCTCACCTGCCGCGCGTGGCGCCGCGCGGTGgcctcctcccccgccttcCGCCGCCACTTTCGCGACATCCACCGGGCGCCCCTCCTCGGCCTCTTCTTCGAGACCCCCAGCGTCGGCCAAGCCCCTGCCGTCCCTGCCTTCCCCTCCTTCGTCCCTGCCCGCCGTTCCGACCGggatctggccgccgccgtACGGGGCGGCGACTTCTTCCTCACCTCACTCCAGGAGCGCCCCGGCGGTCCCCACGGCTGGGACATCCTCGACTGCCGCGGCGGATACATCCTCCTCAGGAACGACGAAGAGGAGATAATGGCGGTATTGAATCCCTTGGCACGGCGAAGCGAGCGGTTCTTTGATCTTGCCCATGAGGACACCCTCCAAGGTCACCGCGGCTACCCCGTCGTGTGTTATAATGCCTGCTTGCTCTGCTCCGACGAAGACCCCTTGTCGTTTCGAGTGGTGCTTCTTGCACATGATGAGTCCAGGGTACGGGCTACATTCTTCTCCTCCGACACCAATGAGTGGTCGATTCTGCCGTGGGTCAATGTCCCCGCGAGTTCAAGCCGTAAGAAATTTTGGCTTCTGGATAGCAGCATGCAATCAAAGGGGTTCTTGTACTGGGTTTACAAGAATCGCAAGTATATGATCACACTTAATACAGTCACAATGGAGTTTTCTGTCGATGAGCTTCCTCAGCTCCTGAAGAATGAGCATTGCAGCTTTGTGGTTGGTGAAACAAGTAGTGGTGCACGCTGTATTGTCTATGCTATTGATTTCTGTGTTGGTTTGTTATTGCGCAGAACAGAGAATGGCATCATTGAGAGGTGGGACCTGCAATGGGCTGCCCGTTTAGATACCCAGCTTGATCAGGTCCTCGGCGAACTAATCAGTGTCTATGATGAGCTGCAAGTTGTAGCAGTCAGGGATggctttgcatacttggcaacATCAGAGAAATCAGATGATACCCAGACTCCTAGTTGGTTTTTGTCCTTCTGCTTGCAAACAATGGAATTGGAAAAGCTGTTTCAGAGGACGTATGACGCTGGTGTTTACCCCTATGTTATGACATGGCCTCCTTCTTTAGTTGGTAACTATGGGAGTTTCGCTCTTGAAGATGCTACACAGAATGCAATAACTGGCCATCAGATGTGA